From a region of the Tamandua tetradactyla isolate mTamTet1 chromosome 10, mTamTet1.pri, whole genome shotgun sequence genome:
- the NDUFB4 gene encoding NADH dehydrogenase [ubiquinone] 1 beta subcomplex subunit 4: MSFPKYKPSRLATLPTTLDPAEYDISPETRKAQAERLAIRSRLKREYLLQYNDPNRRGLIEDPALTRWTYARSANVYPNFRPTPKTSLLGAVFGIGPLVFWYYVFRTDRDKKEKLIREGKLDRSTDISY; the protein is encoded by the exons ATGTCGTTTCCTAAGTATAAGCCGTCGCGCTTGGCCACCCTGCCCACTACTCTCGACCCAGCCGAATACGACATATCTCCGGAAACCCGGAAGGCTCAAGCCGAGCGGTTGGCCATAAGATCCCGGCTTAAACGGGAGTATTTGCTTCAGTACAACGACCCCAACCGCCGAGGGCTTATC gAAGACCCTGCTTTAACCCGTTGGACCTATGCAAGATCAGCAAATGTCTATCCCAATTTCAGACCTACTCCCAAGACCTCTCTTTTAGGTGCTGTGTTTGGAATTGGGCCTCTCGTCTTCTGGTATTATGTTTTCAGAACTGACAGG gataagaaagaaaaactcatccGGGAAGGAAAATTGGATCGATCCACAGACATCTCATATTAA